CCTTCCGTATCAATTTTCGATAAGCCTCCTTCGTTTCGCACAAACAATGTTTTGTTGTCTTTGCTCAAAAATAAAGTACTTGGAGATGATCCTAGTTTGGCTAAAATCTTAGTTTCTTTGGTTTTGGTATCGGTTACCCAAAGGTCGAATCCTTTTTCAAAAGAAGCTAAATAAAACAATTTACTTCCGTCATCATTAAATACAAAATCCGCAATAGAAGAGCTGTTAATTGTAACACGAACTTTTCTAGTTTCAAGATCAGTCAAATCAGGATTCCAAACTACAACTTCCTCTTTTTTAGGAGTGTCTTTTTTGTTTTTATCAGTGCTAGCAGTCGTTTTTTTGTCTTCCGCTTCTTTTTCCTTGTCTTTTATTTCTTTTGCAAGAGCAGCTTCTTCTTTGGATAATTTAAAATTTTCAAAGTCTTTTTTATCGAAAAATACAGCGTACACGTCAAGTTCTCTGCTGCCTTGATTGGCTAATGATTTACGACCTTCTTTGCTGCTCAGCCACGCTAATGCTTTGCCTTTCATTTGTTGTTTGGCCGCGTCTTCGCCAAAACCACTCATGATTGGGTATTTAGTTTCGGAACCATCAGCTTTGATCATCGCAGTGTGCGTAGCATTAAAATTACCCATACTATCATCTACAAAAAGCCATTTGCTATCATCACTCCAGTTGAAACCAAAATCGCCATCAGAATAACTGTGGTTTCTACCTTCTGGCAAAATGGTTCTTGTAGTTTTGCTGGCTAAATTGTACACACGAACAATGTTGCGCTCTTCGATAAAAGCAATTTCTTTTCCGTCTGGGCTAAATTTAGGTAGGAACTCTTCTTTGTCAGACGTAATTAATTTTTCTTCCTTGATTAAAGTAGCAGCATAAAAATAAGCTTCTTCTTTTCGTTCTACTTTTGCCGTAAATAAATCCCAACTGTCACCACGCTCTGAGGCATAAATAAGAGTTTTGCTGTCTGGTGACCATTGCACATGGCGCTCTTGCTCTGGTGTATTGGTAATTCTTTTGGTACTTCCACCGTCGGCATTGGTTACAAAAATTTCACCTCTAGAAACAATTGCAATTTCTTTTCCGTTCGGGCTTGGCACAAACTCTGAAATAGAACCTGCAATAGGTACGTTTTTCTCCACATTGCCTTTACCATCATTTTGGATTGTAATTTTTACTTTTTGTGGACTTTGGCCTTCTTTCAAAGTGTAAATCTCACCGTCTTGCGAAAAGCACAAAGTATTGTCTTGTGCTACGCTTAAATGACGTACCGGATTGTTTTTGAAAGTAGTTAAGGCCGTTGCTGTTTTAGCGCCTAGATTTTGCTTGAAAATATTTTGATTGCTGCCGTCAGCTTCGCTCAAAAAGAAAATATTTTGGTTGTCGTTGCTGTATACCGGCTCGCGGTCTTCACCTTCGTAAGTGCTTAACTGAGTGTATGTTTTTTTGTTGACATCAAATACCCAAATATCACGGGTCACACTGCTGGTGTGGTGTTTGCGTAAGGCATCTTCGTAGCCTTTGCGGTCTTGAAAAACAATTTGGTTTCCTGCTGCATTGTAGCGTGCATATTCTATTCCGCCCTCAGTAACCAACACCGGTTTACCGCCAGTTGCTGCAACTGTGTAAAGGTTTTGGAACAAACGCGGCGAGTAAAAATGAATGTTATTGCTGCTTGTTTGACGGCTAGAACCAAATAATACATTTTTGCTATCAGGTGAAAAATCATACGGATAATCAGCAGCTGAGTTAAAAGTTAGTCGGGTAGGCATGCCTCCAGTTACGGGTAGCGTAAACACATCAAAATTACCGTAACGGTCACTAGCAAAAGCAATTTGCTTGCCATCTTTGCTCCACACAGGCATCATGTCGTGTCCTTCGTGTATAGTAATTGGAACTGCAGTACCACCTTGGGCATTAACAACATAAATATCGCCTTTGTAGCCAAAAGCAATGTTCTTACCATCTGGAGAGAGCGCGGGATGGCGCAACCAGAGGGCATCTTGTGCGAATGTTACCGTACTTGCTACCAACAACAAGCCACAGTATAATGAAGATTTTAAATTCATAGTTTATTAGAGTTTAGTTCTTCATTTAGTAGTTTATTTTGAGGTTTTGTTACAAGTTCCGATTGTTAATTTTGGATTTTGATGAAGTGCCAGTGATTGTGGAATTTTTAAAATCAGGCGATACTAATTCAATATGTACGTAGGGGAATAATACTAGTGTGAAAATTAATTAGGTGCTTTTATTTATCCCAAAAAAAACAGAAGCCAAGTTTGAATTGACTTCTGTTATTGCTTTTTTCTGAAAATTTAGAGCGATGCTTGTACGCTAGATTTTAATTTTGTGATATGTTATTGGCTTTTAAAATTGCGTCAAACTTAGCTTCGTTTCCTTGTTTTTTCATTGTTACGTAAATCATTCCGATGATTTTTTCAGCATCAGTTCGATAAGGAGATTTTTGTTCTACATATAAAGTGTAGGCTTTGCACATGTTCTCCAAACCTTTTTCTGGGTCGTTTAAATTGTTGGCGTAAATGTTTCCGATACCGTAATAAATCTCCGGATTTTGATTGTCAATTACTGCTAATTGTTGGTAGGTGTCAATCGCGTTTTGAAATTCGTTTTTGTATTGATAAACAATAGCTAAATTTTGCAAAGGCATAGTTCCTTTTGGATCAATGGCTATCGATTTTTTGTAAGCAGCAATGGCTTTATCAAATTCATTGAGTCGTCTGTAGTTCAAGCCTAAATTGTCCCAAGCAAAAGCAAATTCAGGATCTTCTTTAACTGCTTTTTCAAAATATTCAGCGGCTTTTTTGAAATTTTCTTTTTTCGATTCGTCTAAACCTTTCGAATACCAGCTGGCCGCTTTTTTATCATCCGAATAGGATTTGATATTGACTTTATCATTACTCGCAATCTTATCCTTGAGTGAGGAGCAATTTACCATCATGTAGCGTTCCAGCTCGTAATAGTACTTTTTGTATTCTTTTGAATCTTCATTGAGATTCATTTCAATATTGACTTCTTGTTTACGATCAACTTCGGTAGCGTTTTTTACTTGGTCATTTAATTTCATGATTTTGCTACCCATTTGCAAAGCCGAAGCCTGCTTGTTGATGCATACACTTACATCTTTTGCGAGATCTACTTTTGATTTGTTATATGTCGAAATCGAATCGATACACAAGCAACCATTTGTAGCGAGTTCTTTTAAAAAATTTTCGGTTTTAACGCCGCTGTTGTTTTGTGCGACTGCTTTGCCACTTGCAAGGGCAAAAACAAATAGTAGGGCTGATTTTTTTAAGTTCACTGTTGTTTTGGTTTTTTTTATTAGTTATTTGATGAATAATCTCTAGTCAAGAAGGTATTTAACATGCAATTGTACTCAAAAGTTTAAAAAACGTTTTTTTAACGTACTTGGACCTGGAGTCGATGAAATGTCATTATATTATTGCAAATATTTTATTAAACTTTCGTCGTAATTTTTTTTTCTGTAGTTGTAATAGCCAAACTGAAAGTATTGCAATTAAAACAATGATTATGTTGAAAGTAATGTGTACTTCTTTAGGTGGAATAACGACATAATAAAATAAGTAATTACACATAATTAACAGCATTAGCGGGAAATATTTTACCCAAGCAATTCTTAATTTTCCAACAGGTTCTACACTGTAATTAACAAGCAATTTGTTCTCAGCAGATTTATAATTTCCTCTTAGAAAGTACAGAACCGGTGCGAAATCAGAATTGGTTGTAAGTTCAAAATTAGAGTTGTCAAAATTGCCATAAAAGCATTTCTGATTACTATTAAAAATTGCTAAAAACCCCATCGGAATCTTGATTTTAGGAGAGCCAATTTTTGTATTCGCCATTAATCGATTCCTAAATTCATCTATATTTATTTTTGATACCATCAAGTTTATATTATTGACCTATGCTGTAAAGCTGGAATTTTTAAACGGGGTGTATAGACACAGTTTAGGTTAAATAAAAAGGCATATTTCAAATTTTGGATAAGAATTGCAAATAAATCCTATTGCTGATAGTAACATGTACTTACGATTGTATTTTTTACTCACTTTTTACTCTAGTAGAATGTAACATATCAAACTTCCAGCCTTTATCGGTTAAAATGGCCGTTGCACTTTCCAGCCAATGTGCTTTTCTAATAATTTTATCCTCAACAGAAATGGTTGCATAGTTGTGGTAGGCCACCCAAGCCGTTTTGTTGGTAACTTTGATGTCAATAATTTCAATAGTATTTACTCGTTTTGGCATGGGTAAATTAAGTTTACCTTTTTTTAAATACTTTGCAATAGTGTCGTTATTCCATACTTCGCCGTGTTCCAAAAGCAGGAAATCTTTGGTGTAGTATTTCTCAATGTTTTTAGGTTCTAATTTGGACCATATTTCATCAAACGATTCGATTACTAGTTTTTCAATCTGTTTTTTGTGGGTATCATTTGAAACTTGACCGAATGCTATCGAATTAAAAAACAGCATCAAAATTATGGTGTTACGTGTGTTCATTTTTGTTGAAATTAAGTTTACTGCTAGATAAAAAAAATAAATGTAGCTATTTTATCAATGAAAAAA
This portion of the Flavobacterium sp. CECT 9288 genome encodes:
- a CDS encoding S41 family peptidase → MNLKSSLYCGLLLVASTVTFAQDALWLRHPALSPDGKNIAFGYKGDIYVVNAQGGTAVPITIHEGHDMMPVWSKDGKQIAFASDRYGNFDVFTLPVTGGMPTRLTFNSAADYPYDFSPDSKNVLFGSSRQTSSNNIHFYSPRLFQNLYTVAATGGKPVLVTEGGIEYARYNAAGNQIVFQDRKGYEDALRKHHTSSVTRDIWVFDVNKKTYTQLSTYEGEDREPVYSNDNQNIFFLSEADGSNQNIFKQNLGAKTATALTTFKNNPVRHLSVAQDNTLCFSQDGEIYTLKEGQSPQKVKITIQNDGKGNVEKNVPIAGSISEFVPSPNGKEIAIVSRGEIFVTNADGGSTKRITNTPEQERHVQWSPDSKTLIYASERGDSWDLFTAKVERKEEAYFYAATLIKEEKLITSDKEEFLPKFSPDGKEIAFIEERNIVRVYNLASKTTRTILPEGRNHSYSDGDFGFNWSDDSKWLFVDDSMGNFNATHTAMIKADGSETKYPIMSGFGEDAAKQQMKGKALAWLSSKEGRKSLANQGSRELDVYAVFFDKKDFENFKLSKEEAALAKEIKDKEKEAEDKKTTASTDKNKKDTPKKEEVVVWNPDLTDLETRKVRVTINSSSIADFVFNDDGSKLFYLASFEKGFDLWVTDTKTKETKILAKLGSSPSTLFLSKDNKTLFVRNEGGLSKIDTEGGKITGIPVSAEMVLNTEQERNYIFNHMWRQTAKKFYDPKLHGVDWKMYKDTYAKFLPHINNNYDFQELLSEILGELNASHTGGRYSASFPNMDVTACLGLLYDEKNAADGLKVTEVIVGGPFDKTNSKLKAGATINKIDNEAITATTDWAKFLNRKTGKLILISGVDANGVAFQESVKPISFGEESGLMYNRWIRKMNQITEKLSNGKVGYVHVQGMNDGSFREVFDQVMGKNFEKEALIVDTRFNGGGWLHDDLNTLLSGKRYLEFAPQGNRLKDAEPLGRWTKPSCVLMGEGNYSDAFIFPYVYKQNGIGKLIGMGVPGTGTAVWWETQIDPSLVFGIPMVATIGKENRPTENLQVNPDIPVALKYEDYLNGQDKQLERAVEEMLKTIK
- a CDS encoding tetratricopeptide repeat protein, which produces MNLKKSALLFVFALASGKAVAQNNSGVKTENFLKELATNGCLCIDSISTYNKSKVDLAKDVSVCINKQASALQMGSKIMKLNDQVKNATEVDRKQEVNIEMNLNEDSKEYKKYYYELERYMMVNCSSLKDKIASNDKVNIKSYSDDKKAASWYSKGLDESKKENFKKAAEYFEKAVKEDPEFAFAWDNLGLNYRRLNEFDKAIAAYKKSIAIDPKGTMPLQNLAIVYQYKNEFQNAIDTYQQLAVIDNQNPEIYYGIGNIYANNLNDPEKGLENMCKAYTLYVEQKSPYRTDAEKIIGMIYVTMKKQGNEAKFDAILKANNISQN
- a CDS encoding DUF4440 domain-containing protein yields the protein MNTRNTIILMLFFNSIAFGQVSNDTHKKQIEKLVIESFDEIWSKLEPKNIEKYYTKDFLLLEHGEVWNNDTIAKYLKKGKLNLPMPKRVNTIEIIDIKVTNKTAWVAYHNYATISVEDKIIRKAHWLESATAILTDKGWKFDMLHSTRVKSE